A stretch of Cucumis sativus cultivar 9930 chromosome 2, Cucumber_9930_V3, whole genome shotgun sequence DNA encodes these proteins:
- the LOC101213343 gene encoding peroxidase 55: MDEFGGGRRRRRMRWFLVFIILMGIFVEIGEGQLVKNFYKSTCPNVEQIVTQAVRNKFSQTIITISATLRLFFHDCFVEGCDASVMIASPTGDAEKDAQDNLSLAGDGFDTVVKAKQAVEAACPGRVSCADILALAARDVVVLAGGPNFNVELGRRDGLISKASRVDGNLPSPNFDLNSLTSMFAKHGLSQTDMIALSGAHTIGASHCNRFSDRLFSDSGVDPSLNPGYAEELKQACPRNVDPGVVVKLDPTTPDSFDNAYYRNLVEGKGLFRSDEVLFTNSASKGRVVGFANNKGKFNGAFVKAMRKLGRVGVKTGKAGEIRRDCTAFN; the protein is encoded by the exons ATGGATGAATttggaggaggaagaagaagaagaagaatgcgTTGGTTTTTGgtgttcatcattttaatGGGGATTTTTGTAGAAATAGGTGAAGGGCAGTTGGTGAAAAACTTTTATAAGTCGACTTGTCCAAACGTGGAACAAATTGTGACACAAGCTGTTCGAAACAAGTTCTCTCAAACTATCATTACCATCTCTGCTACTCTCCGTCTCTTCTTCCATGATTGCTTTGTTGAG GGATGTGATGCTTCCGTCATGATTGCATCGCCAACCGGAGACGCCGAGAAGGACGCTCAAGATAACCTTTCCCTCGCCGGAGATGGCTTCGACACCGTCGTCAAGGCTAAGCAAGCCGTCGAAGCCGCATGCCCCGGTCGAGTCTCTTGCGCCGACATTCTGGCTCTCGCCGCCAGAGACGTCGTCGTCCTC GCCGGAGGCCCAAATTTCAACGTCGAATTAGGACGTCGCGACGGTTTAATCTCGAAAGCCTCACGCGTCGACGGCAATTTACCATCCCCAAATTTCGACCTAAACTCACTGACCTCCATGTTCGCGAAACACGGGCTCTCCCAAACCGACATGATCGCCCTCTCGGGCGCCCACACAATCGGCGCCTCCCACTGTAACCGGTTCTCGGACCGACTCTTCTCTGATTCGGGTGTAGATCCGTCGCTAAACCCTGGTTACGCAGAAGAGCTGAAGCAAGCGTGCCCTCGGAATGTAGATCCAGGGGTGGTGGTGAAGCTGGATCCGACTACTCCGGACAGTTTCGACAATGCATATTACAGAAATCTGGTGGAGGGAAAAGGATTGTTTAGATCAGATGAGGTTCTGTTCACGAACTCGGCGTCGAAGGGGAGGGTGGTGGGGTTTGCGAATAACAAGGGGAAGTTTAATGGGGCGTTTGTGAAGGCTATGAGGAAGCTTGGGAGAGTGGGGGTTAAGACGGGGAAGGCTGGAGAGATAAGAAGAGATTGTACTGCTTTCAATTGA
- the LOC101213580 gene encoding peroxidase 51, which yields MGLRFLWKGLVLAVVVAWAATGTVKRGEAQLVENFYGSNCPNLEQIVTQSVQTKFAQTFVTIPATLRLFFHDCFVEGCDASVLIASLNGDAEKDAKDNLSLAGDGFDTVVKAKQAVENVCPGLVSCADILALATRDVVNLAGGPQYSVELGRRDGLISQASRVAGNLPEPFFDLNQLTNMFAAHNLTLIDMIALSGAHTQGFSHCDRFANRLYSFSPSSPTDPSLDPEYARQLMDACPQNVDPSVAINMDPITPQTFDNVYYQNLISGKGLFTSDQILFTESESQPTVSSFATNGAEFNAAFITAMTKLGRVGVKTGNDGEIRRDCTAFNS from the exons ATGGGATTGAGGTTTCTTTGGAAAGGTTTGGTTTTAGCAGTGGTTGTTGCGTGGGCGGCGACGGGGACGGTGAAGAGAGGGGAGGCGCAATTAGTTGAAAATTTCTATGGCTCAAATTGCCCAAACTTAGAGCAAATCGTTACGCAATctgttcaaaccaaatttgcTCAAACTTTTGTTACAATTCCCGCAACTTTGAGACTCTTCTTCCATGATTGCTTTGTCGAG GGATGCGATGCTTCAGTGTTGATAGCTTCTCTAAATGGAGATGCAGAGAAAGATGCAAAAGACAATCTTTCATTAGCGGGAGATGGATTTGACACCGTTGTTAAAGCAAAGCAAGCTGTTGAAAATGTTTGTCCTGGTCTCGTTTCTTGTGCTGACATCTTGGCTCTTGCAACTAGAGATGTTGTTAACTTG GCAGGAGGTCCACAATATAGTGTGGAACTTGGACGTAGAGATGGGCTTATTTCTCAAGCATCTCGAGTGGCAGGAAACCTACCAGAACCATTCTTCGATCTGAACCAACTAACAAACATGTTTGCCGCCCACAACCTAACCCTAATCGATATGATCGCCCTTTCTGGAGCCCACACCCAGGGATTCTCCCACTGTGACCGTTTCGCAAATCGCCTTTACTCATTTTCACCTTCTTCTCCAACGGACCCATCGTTGGACCCCGAGTACGCACGGCAGCTAATGGATGCTTGTCCGCAGAATGTGGATCCCAGTGTGGCCATCAACATGGACCCTATAACTCCTCAGACCTTTGACAACGTTTATTATCAAAACCTCATCTCTGGCAAAGGCTTATTCACTTCCGATCAGATTCTGTTTACCGAGTCTGAATCACAACCAACAGTTAGTAGTTTTGCCACCAATGGAGCAGAGTTTAATGCAGCGTTTATCACAGCCATGACCAAGTTAGGTCGAGTTGGGGTTAAGACCGGTAATGATGGTGAAATTCGAAGGGATTGCACTGCCTTTAATTCCTAA